A genomic segment from Fusarium keratoplasticum isolate Fu6.1 chromosome 10, whole genome shotgun sequence encodes:
- a CDS encoding Phosphate transporter, which yields MAVLQQYDWILAITTIAFCGSSFGNGANDVANSYATSVAARSLTMPQVGFLSMITEFVGAVALGKRVTGTIKNDIIDLDHFVPTPSVLMLVMGCAEVGSATWLLVATKLGFPVSTTQTVVGALVGAGIGSQAQVTWRWTDGSVSQVAASWAIAPLISAGFSALLFGTLKFFILERQNSFEKALRAIPIYLAFTGAVLALFITIEAPSAPSLEELGAGTAVGIILGVFFGVLLIAYVFFVPYFHRVVVKNDVRIRPWHIPLGPLLWREDPPLYFPGKGDSMVVDYYESAHDKDEQDEHASGDPAKPLKGHDNPPDAAERKAVPDTHNGHGADNTNDDTAVAPRAQNLTGLEELERGDAPGMRRRRRVRHVEPEERWLVPVRHLPIYHPRRLGNLAKYFLLQGVTRDCVTHASQALADVHRKAKRYDNRVEHLWTYAQVASAMMMSIAHGSNDVANAVGPWVASYQTFRTGVVEEDSDTPIWILVVAGFLLGAGFWFMGHHIVKALGNKITQLSPTRGYAMELGAAITVLLASRLGLPVSTTQCLTGGVVGVALMNGDVGAVNWRQLIWIFSGWILTLPSAGLIAGLLTVMALNAPQFG from the coding sequence ATGGCCGTTCTCCAGCAGTACGACTGGATCCTTGCCATTACCACCATCGCCTTTTGCGGCAGCAGCTTTGGTAACGGAGCCAACGATGTTGCCAACTCGTACGCAACGTCGGTGGCCGCGCGCAGCCTTACCATGCCCCAGGTCGGCTTCCTGAGCATGATTACCGAGTTTGTCGGAGCTGTTGCCCTGGGAAAACGCGTGACCGGCACCATCAAGAATGACATTATCGATCTGGATCATTTCGTCCCCACCCCTTCAGTTCTCATGCTCGTCATGGGTTGCGCCGAGGTCGGCTCTGCCACTTGGCTCCTCGTGGCTACCAAGCTGGGATTCCCAGTTTCTACTACTCAGACCGTGGTCGGAGCTCTTGTAGGAGCTGGAATCGGGTCCCAGGCCCAGGTTACTTGGAGATGGACCGACGGCAGCGTCTCCCAGGTCGCCGCGTCGTGGGCCATCGCGCCCCTCATCTCGGCCGGCTTCTCTGCCCTGCTCTTCGGCACCCTCAAGTTTTTTATTCTTGAGCGCCAAAACTCATTCGAAAAGGCGCTCCGAGCCATTCCCATCTACCTAGCCTTCACCGGTGCCGTGCTTGCGCTGTTCATTACTATCGAGGCACCTAGCGCCCCTtcgcttgaggagcttggggCTGGCACCGCGGTCGGAATCATTCTTGGAGTCTTTTTCGGTGTCCTACTTATTGCCTACGTCTTCTTCGTTCCTTACTTCCACCGTGTCGTCGTCAAGAATGACGTCCGCATTCGGCCTTGGCATATCCCCCTTGGGCCGCTCCTCTGGCGTGAAGACCCCCCTTTGTACTTCCCTGGCAAAGGCGACTCCATGGTTGTCGACTACTATGAGTCAGCCCATGACAAGGATGAGCAAGACGAACATGCATCTGGCGACCCTGCAAAACCTTTGAAGGGGCACGACAACCCTCCTGACGCTGCCGAGCGGAAGGCAGTTCCTGACACCCACAACGGCCACGGTGCAGACAACACGAATGACGATACCGCCGTGGCTCCCAGGGCACAGAACCTGActggccttgaagagctcGAGAGGGGCGACGCCCCAGGCATGCGCCGTCGCCGGCGGGTGCGCCATGTTGAGCCGGAGGAGCGCTGGCTTGTTCCTGTCCGCCACTTGCCCATCTACCATCCCCGACGACTTGGTAATCTCGCCAAGTacttccttctccaaggtGTCACACGCGATTGCGTAACGCATGCTTCGCAGGCGCTCGCCGATGTTCACCGCAAGGCCAAACGTTACGACAACCGTGTCGAGCACTTGTGGACCTACGCACAGGTTGCCTCGGCTATGATGATGTCCATCGCTCACGGCTCCAACGACGTTGCCAACGCCGTAGGCCCCTGGGTCGCCAGCTACCAGACCTTCCGAACCGGCGTCGTGGAAGAGGACTCTGACACGCCAATCTGGATCCTTGTGGTAGCAGGATTCTTGCTGGGCGCGGGCTTCTGGTTCATGGGTCATCACATCGTCAAGGCGCTGGGAAACAAGATCACGCAGCTTTCACCCACACGAGGCTACGCGATGGAGCTTGGCGCCGCCATCACTGTACTGCTTGCGTCGCGACTCGGCCTTCCCGTCTCGACCACGCAGTGTCTGACGGGGGGTGTTGTCGGGGTCGCCCTTATGAATGGGGACGTGGGTGCCGTCAACTGGCGCCAGCTGATCTGGATCTTTAGTGGTTGGATCTTGACGCTTCCATCGGCTGGTCTGATTGCTGGTCTGCTTACAGTCATGGCTTTGAACGCTCCTCAGTTTGGTTAA